A genomic segment from Gossypium hirsutum isolate 1008001.06 chromosome D04, Gossypium_hirsutum_v2.1, whole genome shotgun sequence encodes:
- the LOC107899211 gene encoding F-box protein At3g58530 isoform X1 produces MEGEGEEQTSIWNKETVPKVMKIVSTRLAQRDLISLLLLSPWIHRTLISYPSLWLSIDLREMNNAGGRLIAALSLPRYQHVKQISLEFAQDIDDDHLEVIKSKCLGSLQDLESLNLNGCQKISDKGIEAITSCCLKLKVFSIYWNVRATDEGVKHLVKNCKCIVDLNFSGCKHLSDKSLQLVADNYPELESLNLTRCVKMTDSGLQQVFVKCSFLQSLNLYALSSFTDEAYKKISVLSHLKFLDLCGAQNLSDDGLSCIAKCKKLVSLNLTWCVRVTDVGVIAIAESCTSLEFLSLFGIVGVTDKCLEALSKSCANTMTTLDVNGCIGIKRRSRDDLLKLFPYLRCFKVHS; encoded by the exons ATGGAAGGCGAAGGGGAAGAGCAGACATCAATATGGAACAAAGAAACTGTACCAAAAGTGATGAAAATAGTGAGCACAAGGCTTGCTCAAAGAGACCTCATTTCTCTCCTCCTTCTCAGCCCTTGGATTCACCGCACTCTCATTTCCTACCCTTCTCTTTGGCTT tCTATTGATCTACGTGAGATGAATAATGCTGGAGGTCGACTCATAGCTGCGCTTTCACTG CCAAGATACCAGCATGTGAAACAAATAAGCCTTGAATTTGCACAAGATATAGATGATGATCATCTAGAAGTCATTAAGAGCAAG TGTTTGGGATCTCTTCAAGACCTTGAGTCTTTAAATCTGAATGGCTGCCAAAAGATATCTGACAAAGGAATTGAAGCTATAACCAGTTGTTGTCTTAAATTGAAGGTTTTTTCTATTTATTGGAATGTAAG GGCCACTGATGAAGGTGTGAAGCATCTGGTGAAGAACTGCAAATGTATAGTTGATTTGAACTTTAGTGGCTGTAAG CATTTATCAGACAAAAGTTTGCAATTAGTAGCTGACAATTATCCCGAGCTGGAGTCTTTGAATCTGACGAG GTGTGTCAAGATGACAGATAGTGGCTTGCAACAAGTATTTGTCAAGTGCTCCTTTCTCCAAAGTTTAAATCTTTACGCACTCTCCAG CTTCACAGATGAAGCTTACAAGAAGATATCTGTTCTATCTCATCTAAAATTCCTAGATTTATGTGGTGCCCAG AATCTCTCGGATGACGGACTTTCCTGTATAGCTAAATGCAAGAAACTTGTGTCTCTCAATTTAACATG GTGTGTACGAGTCACTGATGTAGGGGTCATAGCTATTGCTGAAAGTTGCACATCCCTGGAATTTCTCAG TTTGTTTGGGATAGTTGGGGTAACTGACAAGTGCCTTGAGGCCCTTTCCAAGTCGTGCGCAAATACGATGACGACTCTTGATGTTAATGGATGTATTGGTATTAAG AGACGGAGCCGCGATGATTTACTTAAGTTGTTCCCATATCTGAGATGCTTCAAAGTGCATAGCTGA
- the LOC107899211 gene encoding F-box protein At3g58530 isoform X2 yields the protein MEGEGEEQTSIWNKETVPKVMKIVSTRLAQRDLISLLLLSPWIHRTLISYPSLWLSIDLREMNNAGGRLIAALSLPRYQHVKQISLEFAQDIDDDHLEVIKSKCLGSLQDLESLNLNGCQKISDKGIEAITSCCLKLKVFSIYWNVRATDEGVKHLVKNCKCIVDLNFSGCKHLSDKSLQLVADNYPELESLNLTRCVKMTDSGLQQVFVKCSFLQSLNLYALSSFTDEAYKKISVLSHLKFLDLCGAQNLSDDGLSCIAKCKKLVSLNLTCLFGIVGVTDKCLEALSKSCANTMTTLDVNGCIGIKRRSRDDLLKLFPYLRCFKVHS from the exons ATGGAAGGCGAAGGGGAAGAGCAGACATCAATATGGAACAAAGAAACTGTACCAAAAGTGATGAAAATAGTGAGCACAAGGCTTGCTCAAAGAGACCTCATTTCTCTCCTCCTTCTCAGCCCTTGGATTCACCGCACTCTCATTTCCTACCCTTCTCTTTGGCTT tCTATTGATCTACGTGAGATGAATAATGCTGGAGGTCGACTCATAGCTGCGCTTTCACTG CCAAGATACCAGCATGTGAAACAAATAAGCCTTGAATTTGCACAAGATATAGATGATGATCATCTAGAAGTCATTAAGAGCAAG TGTTTGGGATCTCTTCAAGACCTTGAGTCTTTAAATCTGAATGGCTGCCAAAAGATATCTGACAAAGGAATTGAAGCTATAACCAGTTGTTGTCTTAAATTGAAGGTTTTTTCTATTTATTGGAATGTAAG GGCCACTGATGAAGGTGTGAAGCATCTGGTGAAGAACTGCAAATGTATAGTTGATTTGAACTTTAGTGGCTGTAAG CATTTATCAGACAAAAGTTTGCAATTAGTAGCTGACAATTATCCCGAGCTGGAGTCTTTGAATCTGACGAG GTGTGTCAAGATGACAGATAGTGGCTTGCAACAAGTATTTGTCAAGTGCTCCTTTCTCCAAAGTTTAAATCTTTACGCACTCTCCAG CTTCACAGATGAAGCTTACAAGAAGATATCTGTTCTATCTCATCTAAAATTCCTAGATTTATGTGGTGCCCAG AATCTCTCGGATGACGGACTTTCCTGTATAGCTAAATGCAAGAAACTTGTGTCTCTCAATTTAACATG TTTGTTTGGGATAGTTGGGGTAACTGACAAGTGCCTTGAGGCCCTTTCCAAGTCGTGCGCAAATACGATGACGACTCTTGATGTTAATGGATGTATTGGTATTAAG AGACGGAGCCGCGATGATTTACTTAAGTTGTTCCCATATCTGAGATGCTTCAAAGTGCATAGCTGA
- the LOC107899210 gene encoding carbon catabolite repressor protein 4 homolog 1 has translation MLSVLRVHLPSDIPIVGCELTPYVLLRRPDKTVTTDDVPESAPLDGHFLRYKWCRIQSDKKVAVCSVHPSEQATLQCLGCVKAKIPVAKSYHCSPKCFSDAWQHHRVLHDRAASAVNENGNEEEEIFGRYNSSGSGVINASLTGSASSTSLTNGSTPLYPAAVTQRSGGETWFEVGRSKTYTPTADDIGHVLKFECVIVDAETKQPVGHPNTILTSRVIPAPSPSPRRLIPVSGADMLGNLQSDGRVSSSGSFTVLSYNILSDSYASSELYSYCPSWALSWPYRRQNLLREIVGYRADIVCLQEVQNDHFEEFFAPELDKHGYQALYKRKTNEVYSGNIHTIDGCATFFRRDRFSHVKKYEVEFNKAAQSLTEVAVQTTQKKAALNRLVKDNVALIVVLEAKFSNQGADNPGKRQLLCVANTHVNVPQELKDVKIWQVHTLLKGLEKIAASADIPMLVCGDFNSVPGSAPHSLLAMGKVDPMHADLLVDPLAILRPHSKLTHQLPLVSAYSSFLRGVGLGLEKQRRRMDPTTNEPLFTNCTRDFIGTLDYILYTADSLTVESLLELLDEDSLRKDTALPSPEWSSDHIALLAEFRCVPRPRR, from the exons ATGCTGAGCGTGCTACGTGTGCACCTCCCTTCTGATATACCAATTGTTGGCTGCGAGCTCACGCCTTACGTGCTCTTACGCCGACCTGACAAGACCGTTACAACCGATGATGTGCCTGAGTCGGCCCCTCTTGATGGCCACTTCTTGAGGTACAAGTG gtgtcGCATACAAAGTGATAAAAAAGTTGCTGTGTGTAGTGTACATCCCTCTGAGCAAGCCACGCTGCAGTGCCTTGGTTGTGTTAAGGCTAAAATACCTGTTGCTAAAAGTTATCATTGCTCTCCAAAGTGCTTCTCAGATGCGTGGCAGCATCACCGTGTTCTGCATGACCGTGCTGCAAGTGCtgtaaatgaaaatggaaatgaggAGGAAGAGATATTTGGTCGTTACAATTCCTCAGGTTCTGGAGTTATAAATGCTAGCTTAACAGGTTCGGCATCAAGCACTAGCTTGACAAATGGTTCAACACCTCTGTATCCTGCTGCAGTCACACAGAGGAGTGGTGGTGAAACCTGGTTTGAAGTTGGACGCTCTAAAACATATACACCAACAGCTGATGATATTGGCCATGTTCTCAAGTTTGAGTGTGTTATTGTAGATGCTGAGACGAAACAACCTGTTGGACATCCCAATACTATTTTGACATCTCGTGTTATTCCGGCACCTTCCCCTAGTCCTAGGCGCTTGATCCCTGTAAGCGGAGCTGATATGTTGGGAAATCTACAGTCAGATGGTCGTGTTTCATCCTCTGGAAGTTTTACTGTCCTCTCTTACAACATCTTGTCTGACTCGTATGCAAGCAGTGAGTTATACAGTTATTGCCCTTCATGGGCTCTTTCTTGGCCATATCGCAGGCAGAATTTGTTGCGGGAAATTGTTGGTTATCGTGCAGACATTGTTTGTCTTCAGGAG gtgcaaaatgaccattttgagGAATTTTTTGCCCCTGAGCTGGACAAACATGGATATCAAGCTTTATACAAGAGAAAGACAAATGAG GTTTACAGTGGAAATATCCATACAATTGATGGTTGTGCCACATTTTTCCGTAGAGATAGATTTTCCCATGTCAAAAAATATGAG GTTGAATTTAATAAGGCTGCTCAGTCGTTGACTGAGGTTGCCGTTCAAACTACCCAGAAGAAAGCTGCTTTAAATCGTTTGGTTAAG GATAATGTTGCACTAATTGTGGTTTTGGAAGCAAAGTTTAGTAATCAGGGAGCTGACAATCCTGGGAAGCGGCAGCTTCTTTGTGTG GCAAACACACATGTAAATGTTCCACAAGAGCTAAAGGATGTCAAAATCTGGCAG gTGCATACGCTCTTAAAGGGATTGGAGAAAATAGCTGCAAGTGCAGACATTCCAATGTTGGTGTGTGGGGATTTTAATTCTGTTCCTGGGAG TGCACCCCATTCACTTCTTGCTATGGGAAAGGTAGATCCAATGCATGCAGATTTATTGGTAGATCCTCTTGCAATTTTGCGACCTCACAGCAAGTTGACTCATCAGTTACCACTG GTTAGTGCTTACTCATCTTTTCTAAGAGGTGTTGGTCTGGGTCTGGAGAAACAGAGGAGAAGAATGGACCCCACAACCAATGAACCTTTATTCACAAATTGCACGAGAGATTTTATTGGCACTCTAGACTACATACTTTACACGG CGGATTCGTTGACAGTTGAGTCATTATTGGAACTCTTGGATGAGGATAGCTTGAGAAAAGATACAGCACTTCCTTCTCCAGAGTGGTCCTCTGATCATATAGCTCTGTTAGCTGAATTTCGGTGTGTGCCTAGGCCTAGACGCTGA